In Lacipirellulaceae bacterium, a single genomic region encodes these proteins:
- a CDS encoding DUF3696 domain-containing protein: MITNIDILGFKRFEHAAFQLAPLTVLTGLNGSGKTSLIQSLLIAREVALNQSNVLRLNGPFGLELGAAEDVLNWVSKSPIRITIEDDESGYGMWQFDVLSPDALYLGVTSRSPNLPLAFNVHPRSFTYLCAERFGPRSILGSSPLPDHELEVGVQGEYCAHVLSVLGSKILEDESRKHPSRQDTTSMLLKYEVEQWLGEIARPVEITAERLPGSSVVKMSFRSHGGEWVSAPNMGFGISYALPIILSGLIARFDGLMIVENPEAHLHPAGQSRMGVFLAWLASKGVQVVLETHSDHVLNGIRRAIGEHRFLPAESALAYFFREDQPGEPHPLADQLRFSNTGGISHWPPGFFDQYQIDVASLGRIRRQH, translated from the coding sequence ATGATCACCAATATTGACATCCTCGGTTTCAAACGGTTCGAACACGCAGCTTTCCAACTAGCTCCGCTGACAGTGCTCACCGGCTTGAACGGGTCAGGCAAGACGTCGTTGATCCAGTCGTTATTGATTGCACGCGAAGTCGCTCTGAATCAATCTAACGTACTCCGTCTGAACGGCCCATTCGGTCTGGAACTTGGCGCAGCAGAAGACGTGTTGAACTGGGTGTCTAAATCCCCGATCAGGATCACTATCGAGGATGACGAGAGCGGCTACGGAATGTGGCAGTTCGACGTGCTCTCACCAGATGCTCTCTATTTAGGAGTCACGTCACGGTCGCCAAACCTTCCACTAGCATTCAACGTGCACCCTCGGTCATTCACATACCTCTGCGCAGAGCGATTTGGCCCCCGCAGCATACTTGGCAGCTCTCCTCTCCCAGATCATGAACTTGAAGTGGGCGTGCAAGGAGAGTATTGCGCCCACGTTCTAAGCGTATTGGGAAGTAAAATATTAGAGGATGAAAGCCGAAAGCACCCTTCCCGCCAAGACACCACCTCAATGCTCTTGAAGTATGAAGTAGAACAGTGGCTCGGAGAAATTGCACGGCCAGTTGAAATTACCGCAGAGCGTCTCCCGGGCTCGTCAGTAGTCAAAATGAGTTTTCGATCTCATGGAGGCGAATGGGTAAGCGCACCCAACATGGGCTTCGGTATCTCCTATGCACTTCCAATTATTCTCAGTGGACTGATCGCTAGGTTCGACGGCCTCATGATTGTCGAAAATCCTGAGGCACACCTACATCCTGCGGGCCAGTCACGAATGGGAGTATTTCTCGCTTGGCTAGCGAGCAAGGGTGTGCAGGTCGTTCTGGAAACGCACTCGGATCATGTGCTCAATGGAATTCGTCGCGCCATTGGAGAACACCGTTTCCTCCCAGCAGAGAGCGCCTTGGCATATTTCTTCAGAGAAGACCAACCCGGCGAGCCGCACCCACTCGCGGACCAGCTTAGATTCAGCAACACAGGCGGCATTTCTCATTGGCCCCCGGGCTTCTTCGATCAGTACCAGATAGACGTAGCCTCGCTCGGTCGAATTCGACGGCAGCATTAA